The segment ATCACCAATCACTTGattaactgaagcataatctccctacAATTGCAACttacattgcaaaaaaaaaatttctattAAATTTCCTGATTACTCTGTTTACCTGTGTACTAACTATGCACGTGGACACCTAAATTCTTCTGCATCTCAGTGCTCTGCTCCCTGTCACCATTTCGACAACGTGGTTATatttaattcttcctgccaaaatggaaaatttcacattttccctcattATGTTTGTCTCATCTTTGCCCACTCCCTTTACCAATATATGACGAttgtaataaaagcagaaagtgctggaaaactcaacagttctggcagcatcagtggagagtgaAAGTGTTAATGATTTGAGTTCAGTATTTGGTTTTCACATCTTTTGTAGACTCCATGTGTCATGTTCACAACCTATTCTCCTAGCTAACTTTGTGGTGTCATTAAATTTGTCAACCCTCTTTCAACCTAAgatatttatataaattataaactGTTGAGCTctctgcactgatccctgtggcatatcACTCATTAGAttctgccaacctgaaaaaggccCATTACTGACTACCTATTACCTAGCTGTGCCAAAATACTACTACTTACACCAGGAGGTGTTATTTGCTGAAAAAAACTTTTGATGTgttaccttatcaaatgtcttctgaaaatctgGGTGCTGTGTATACACTGGATTCCCTTTATCTGCGGTGTGTATTACTTCCTCAGAGAACTCCAGAGCAAATTGTTAAACATGGTTTTCATTTCACACATCATAGTTGGCTCTACTTGATATCCTGGAGTTTAATGAAGTGCACTGTTGTAATGTTTTTAATAACTGGCTTCTTGTGTTCTGCCTCTCATTTTCCTGTTTTGTACATGAGTTACATTAGTATCTTCCAACCTTCTTCACTCGAAGGAGTttgagaaaattaaaaccaatgcatcaactaacTCTCTAGGCAATTCTTTTAAGACCCCAGGATGAAGTCCAACAGGAACTGGGAGTTGTCAGCTCCAACAATTggctcaattccactttcctggtCTTTGTAATTTTCCTGAGTTCTTCCCTTCtactttctgatttacagctatttctgggacagcatggtggcacacagtggttagcacataCCACTCTCAGACagctatttgtgtggagtttgcacatgctccctgtgtctacacaggcttcttcccacagtccaaagatgtgcagattaggtggattggccatggggaatgcagggttacagcgatgGGGTGGGGGTAGGTGTAGGCACTATGTTCTTTGGATGatcggtgtggactcagtgggccgaatggtctgcttccacactctagggattgtATGGTTCTAGGAAAGTTAATTATATCCTTTATGCTACATTGGGGGTCAGTTAGCTTAGttgttggatggctggtttgtgatgtagcATGGCACCAGCAGCATGGGTTTACTTCCTGCGTTGGctaaagttaccatgaaggactctccatctaaacctctccccttgcctaaggtgtggtgaccctcagattaaaccaccaccatttgtctctctctctctctttctgtctaatgagaaagcagtcatagaatcatacagcatagaaacagacccttcagtctaaccagtccattccgaacataatcccaaactaatctattccctcctgcctgctccaaacctttcctattcctgtacttatccaaatgtcttttaaatgttgtaattttacccacatccaccacttcctcaggaagttcattccccaCACAAACGACCCTCTTGTAAATAATTTGCtcttcatgtctttttcaaaatctctctcctctcaccttaaaagtgtgccccttaatcttgaaatcccccccaTCTTAGGTAAAAGATACCtaccattaaccttatctatactcctcatggcTTCATAAATTTCTGTcaagttgcccctcaacctcctacactccagtgataatagtcttagcctatccaaccttttttttaaactcaaaccttccatacctggcaatatcccagtaaatcttttctgaaccctctccagcttaataatatccttcatataactgggcgaccagaactggagacagttttccagaagaggcctcaccagtgtcttgtacaacctcaacatgacttccaaaGTCCTatcctcaaaggactgagcaatgaaagcaagcatgctaaaagtctttttaaccaccctgtttatATGTGATgctaacttcaaagaattattcaATCCCTGAACCTCTAGATTCCTCTGTTTTTAGACTACATTGttgagaatgggaatatttgCAGGGCTTCCTTGTCCTCTCACTGCATTCTATCTATTTGCCAGAGCTCAGATacatcactcactctcactgtttTCTTTGGTGATTTTAATGACTCACATTACTTTGACACAATGGCAGAACTTGTTCCCATTATACACAGATGTGCTGCTGAAATTAATTTTGTCACTTTGATTGAATTATATTCTGAATTATAAACAATGAAAATCACCGTGAGGAATGCTGTGTTCAACCAATCCCCTTCATGATAATATGCTCACAACTCCACTTGCTCAATGAGAGCCACACATATTACTGAATCTTCCAAGGAGGGCCATTCATAATTAGAATGCTGCTCTGCTCCATTTTCCTTATCTTCCCCGGAGCATTCTGCCCCAAATTATTAATTCAAGCCCCTACAACATGTGGAAGGATAACCGTTCAGGAAGCTTACTGATTTGATTGGCAGACAGATAAGTTGAAGGGTAAGGGTGACACGTGGTGCGGAGGGGTGGGTGTTGTGAGAAAAGGTGGATCATGTGGAGCGGCTAGTTGTGCGGATGCTGGGAGCAATCAAATAAAGGCTGTTGGGTGTGTTTCTGGTGGAGATGGTTTGGGAGGGAAGGGGTGGCAGGTCCTTGTGGGCTGTCAGGCCGGGGAAGTTGAGTCAGTGTgtggagtggtgggcatgtgTGACTGAGGGTCTTCAAGTTATTGGGGTGTCAGACCAGGTTCGGAGATGCTGTGGGGGAGATGGGGTGATGTTGATTCAGAGTGGGTGGGAAGGTTTTGGAAGGTGCGTGGAGGGTAGTCGTGGTGAGTTGGGCAGGGATGAGGGAATGGGTTGGGAGTTCAGTTTAATAGTTAGCCACGAGTTAGAGCATGTTTCACGCCGATCCCCTGTAAAGTCTGCAGCTCAGAGGTGGGACTTGTTGGCAGATGAACTGATAGAGGTAGCAGCGCAGCAGATAGAGGCACGTCATTGTGTTCACTCAGCTCTCTCTGATCACATGCATTGTCTCTCCATTCAGATCTCGAGGCCAGACTTCCAGGATTGAAAGGGAAACTCATCACTTCTTGGGAGGAGAAGTTGGGAGTGGCACATGTGAGAGAGATGCGCTACAGCGAGGGGGCCTTGGAAATCAAGCGCCAAGGCCTATACTACATTTATTCCCAGATTTTATTCCGTTACCATGCGGATTATCCCATGAGCACAAGAGAGTATCAGCTAGTTCAATATGTCTACAGGAAAATGGCCAAATATCCAAAGTCAACTTTGCTTCTGAGAGGTGCCAGCACTTGGTGCTCAGGGAACCACAACTTGTATTCGGTTTATCAAGGAGGTGTGTTCACCTTGAACAGTGGTGACAAACTCTTTGTTACCGTGTCAAATCTAACGCTGGTAGATGCTGATGAAGCATCCAGTTACCTGGGAGCATTCAAACTAGATTAAATTCAGTTTATATCAATATGGTTTTTAATTCCCTGTCTCTAAATATGAAAAGTAAATAgtcaacaatttaaaaaaagaaacaattgTGTTTAGATGGCCTGTTGTGACACACGTGCAGAACAGGAACTTGAAATTGGACCTTCCACCTAGGGTTGGGATTGTCCTACTTAATGCTGAACAAGGAAATTCTCATACTATTAAGTTCTTTGAGTTAGGTCATTGGTCTGCTTCAATAGGGAGAGTAAGTAGAGGCTATCAATCATGTAAACATACCCAAAATAAACTATTTCAGATTGCCCAtgagcaattgacaatggatgtTAATTTTGATGGATTCCAGACCTGCAAATAATGAACAGATCATTAGGTTTGAGGGCCATAGCTAATGTGAAGTTATAACAGACCTCTCAGGACCAGACACAGACCAGAACTGCTGTTAGCAATGGGACATAATAAGACCCCCTCTTTTAAGCAGCAAAGAAAATGAgcgaaataaaaattgaaattgctggagaaactcagcagtgctgggagtgtttgtgcagagaaaacagatttaatgttttgaatcctgtATGGCTTTTCTTGAGAACTGAAAGAAGCTGGAAAATGATAAGTTGTATTAAATGATAAGTTTCCACCTTTGATTGAAATGGAGATGTGCCTTTTAACATGCCACCCCTATGTACGTCTTTTAAAATGATCAATACAACTGCAATCTGAAATAGACCCAATTCCAACCTCGATCCAGCCTGAGTTAGATAATTTCCAATTTGGTGTTCACCCTTGTCTCACCTCTTGTGCACTGAACATTCCCAAACCTGGTTCCCcaacaccgtctctctctctctctctctctctctctctctctctctctctctctctctctctctcacactctcacacactcacacacactctcaccaatCTGACAAATCCCCAAATGCTGAGATTCCTTGAAAGAAAACTCTAGTCATATGGACACTGAAAATCGACGATGACAATGTTGGAGTCACAAAATTGAGCGATCTGACCCTCACTGAAGCTGTCAGGCAACTGAGGAGGCCTATGTTTGGACTGATTGTCAACGTCGCCGCTCATTAACTTTTAAGATTGGGATTGACTCCCATTTGAAGGGACTTGTGAACAAGAGAGACACAAACAGAAAACGACTTGTGTAAAGGATTAAACAGCCATCATATATTCCTTTGCCTGAATGATACGCTTGTGTGTCACTGATTGAGCCAACCAGGAGCTATACTGTCGACTGCTCAGCCATCTGCTCATAAGACAActccagcagtgttccacagcaGTCTTGTGGGTCAGACACTTTTGTTTCAATATTGTCCTTTAATCTGATGGAACTAGCAAAGCTGAATTCTGGGCAATTTAAGACTCCAAACTGTTGCCAGAGTGTGGCCATAAGATTGCTGATTCCTTTTAAGAAAAGGATTCAGGACGGGCACTAAAACCCCATGGGCACTATAATTTACCAGGTACGTGAAGTAATTCTTGAGGAAACAATCAGGAGCCCAGTCTAACTAATCTAGCTGAAGCATTGCAGTTCAGGAGATGGTCCAAATGAAGCTTCCTCTGAAACATGCTAAGTCTAGAGGCAGGACCTGGGTACCAAAGCCACATACAAGTGATGTGATGAATGATTACTTTGCATAGACAAAAGCTGTATCAGAATGTTTGAGTCACCATTTCAAAGAATTGACCACCACTCAAGCATTTCCCATCATACTCATCCTGACCCCTCTcttagtttagattccctacagtgtggaaacagccccttcagcccaacaagtccacactgccccttgaagcatcccacccagacccattcccctataacccacacacccctgaacactatgggcgatttagcatggccaatccacctagcctgcacatctttggactgtgggaggaaaccggagcacccggagggaacccatgcagacacggggagaatgtgcaaactctgtacagacagtctcccgaggctggaatcaaacccgggtccctggtgctatgaggctgcagtgctaaccactgagccaccgtgccgctctaTTTGGTATTCATTACCAATAAGCAAAACTGTTTGTCCCGTGCTGTCTTGAGATGCAATTAGCCCAATGCCTCTCAAAGACTTTTCTTCATAGAAAATGGTGATACAAGAAGATCAGTACCCATTTGTTAGGAGTTCGAT is part of the Stegostoma tigrinum isolate sSteTig4 chromosome 12, sSteTig4.hap1, whole genome shotgun sequence genome and harbors:
- the tnfsf11 gene encoding tumor necrosis factor ligand superfamily member 11 — translated: MPESELPSGGSLSPGARSLAPLLCVSVLQLALSIGFIWYCWNPGFQKDVSGTEEFLHCLSRLSSFNKSIPGLSDMRIQKISDPCLQPLKDLKQHVNKVDPGAADKEQSRGSAPSRTRKSRKKLTPYAHLTVKKLIKTPSDLEARLPGLKGKLITSWEEKLGVAHVREMRYSEGALEIKRQGLYYIYSQILFRYHADYPMSTREYQLVQYVYRKMAKYPKSTLLLRGASTWCSGNHNLYSVYQGGVFTLNSGDKLFVTVSNLTLVDADEASSYLGAFKLD